The window TTTAAAACGATTTCACAGACTATGAATTAGTAATAGTTTTTTCTTTTTCCATCTTTTTAAAAAGGCAGGAGGTTAAAGTAAATGAGAATATCAGAATTGTTATCGAAAGACACCATCATACTTGATCTCAAATCTACTAGCAAGAATGACGTCATTAACGAGTTGGCTGAAAAATTATTTAAGTCTGGAAATGTAAGCAATCTTGATAAATTTAAAAATGCCATCTTAGAAAGAGAAAGCGAGAGTACAACCGGAATAGGGGACGGGATCGCCATCCCCCATGCCAAAACAAGTGCAGTGAAAAGACCTGGAATTGCTTTTGGACGTTCCAATAAGGGTGTGGATTATGATTCATTAGACAAAAAGCCTGTAAGTCTTGTTTTTATGATTGCGGCAAGTGAAGGGGCTAATCGAGACCATTTAGAGGCCCTGTCTCGTCTGTCTGTCATGTTGATGGATGATACCTTCCAAAGCGCTTTAAGAAAAGCCGTTACAATTGAAGAAATAGTAAAGGCAGTCGATTTATGGGAGAAGGCAAGACTCGAAGAAAATGATGCAAAAGAAAATATGAATCAAACACAATTAACAGCAACTGGTAAAAGCCTCAAACTTTTGGCGATTACTTCATGTCCAAATGGGATAGCCCATACATATATGGCAGCAGAGAATTTACAAAAAGCGGCCAAAAAAATGAACATTGGAATGAAGGTGGAAACGCAAGGATCCATTGGAGTAGAAAATGAACTAACTGCTGCTGAAATTAGGGAAGCAGATGGCATCATCATCTCTGCTGATAAAGCGGTAGATAAATCACGATTTGCCGGGAAGAAATTATTAGTAACGGGTGTTCAGGATGGAATTCGAAAACCTGAAGATTTAATTGAGCAGTTTATTGATGGAAAAGTAAACGTATATCAAGCTGGTATGAAGTCTGTTGGTCAACATAAACAGGAAATGAAAAGTAAACAAAATCCAGTCTACCGGCACCTCATGAATGGCGTATCCTATATGATTCCATTTGTAGTGGTAGGGGGGCTATTAATTGCCCTCGCGTTAGCTATTGGCGGGAAACCAACTCCAACAGGTTTACAGATACCAAAAGGGTCGACCTGGAACCAAGTTCTTTCTGTCGGTGCAGCCTCATTTTCGTTCATGGTACCGATTTTGGCAGGGTTTATCTCGATTAGTATCGCCGATCGCCCCGGTTTAGCACCTGGAATGATTGGTGGATATATTGCTGCGAACGGTAGTTTTTATAATAGTGAGGCAGGAGCTGGATTTTTAGGGGGAATCGTAGCTGGTTTCCTTGCTGGGTACGTTGCTAAATGGATTAGGACCTGGAAGGTTCCAAAATTATTGGCTCCGATTATGCCGATTTTAATTATTCCTTTATTAGCATCATTGATTGTAGCCTCTGTATTTATTTTTATTTTAGGAGCGCCAATCGCTGCTGTATTTTCAGACCTAACAACTTGGCTAGCGGGAATGCAAGGAACAAGTAGTGTTGTGCTTGCCCTAATTTTGGGGGCAATGATTGCTTTTGATATGGGTGGTCCAGTAAATAAAGTTGCTTTCTTGTTTGGTGCAGCGATGATTGCTGAAGGAAATACCAATATCATGGGACCAATCGCTGTTGCTATTTGTGTACCACCAATTGGGATGGGGCTTGCGACAATATTAAATAAAAAGAAATATGAAGAAGAAGAACAAGATGCTGGGAAAGCAGCACTAGCAATGGGGCTTGTTGGTATTACAGAAGGCGCGATACCGTTTGCTGCAAAAGATCCTCTTCGTGTTATTCCAAGCATTATGGTTGGATCAATGGTCGGTGCTGTAATTGCGATGGTTAGCGGGGTGACAGATAATGTTCCACATGGTGGACCGGTCGTTGCTGTGTTTAGGGCAGTAGGAAATGTGCCGATGTTCTTCATAGCTATCATCATTGGTGTAATTGTAACGGCATTACTGGTGAACATGCTAAAAAAACCAATAAATGATTAGGTCTAAAATGAATGGTCTTCAGACCAAAACAAATAAGAGCAGCATAAGTAGATGCTGCTCTTTGGATAAAATGTAATTATTTTTCTAGCTGAATATCAGTAGCGGGAATAGTAATAATTTTTCCACCAATTTGAACATGAATTGTATCGTTAAAAATGGCTTTTACAAGTCCTTTTAATGAAACTGGTGAATTAACAGTGATATTTTTGTTATCTGGTTTTTTAGCCAAATTTTTCAACACCCTTCCAAAGTTTATAAGATATGAGATTTGGAAAAATTAGTTGCAAAGAATCTAAATTAATTGTATTAATTTTAGTAGCGATTTGCAAAGAAAAAGATTTACAATATATGATATTTTTTTTGGGGGGGAATTATGATTCTAGGGGGCAACGGCCACGCTTGAATCAATGGGTTTTTAACAGGTGCAATCCTTGATTTGAAATAATGCCGTCCTAACATATTATTTTGATGGATTGGTAATAAATTCAACTTGTTATTGTATTGAAGTGATGGTATATTAATTAAGCGATGAGCTAATTTGCATAAGCCAACGGATTTACCTTCGGGTTAAACGTACGAATGTGGTCGTGCGGTCCATTGCCGCAAACGCATCAAAGACGCCTGTTTCTAACAGGCGTCTTTTTGTACGTTCAGAAGAGGCAGTGATTTAAATCCACTGCCTTTTTTTACTATTATTTGATTAGAGACTCATTTCGGCACAGGTGTTGGTGTAGGTTCTCCTACTGATTCGTATTTTTTCACAATTAATTTGTTAATATCTTTTAGACTTTTCCCATCTTGATACATTTCGACCGAATCCTGGGCGATATCTACACATGTGTCACATGACACTCCATGTTGATCCCATTCAGTTACTTGATTGTCTTTGCTTATTCCACTAACAAAACAATCAAGGTTACTCTTATGCCCGTCTCCGGTACAACCACAATAGCAAGGGACGGATGCCAATACTTTTGGATACTCGGCTGCCATTATATAGGTTTGTTTAATAATGTCAGAAGATGAAGTAACATAATCAGGCAACTTTGCATGTTTTGAATCTAAAGTTAGTTCTTTTTTAGGACTACATCCTGCTAAAATGATTACTAGTAACAAACTAAATACTATAAAGCTAGTATATTTCATAGAAGAACACCTCTTTTAATCTTTAATTACATAATTACCTTAACAATAGTACTATACATCAAATTCAATTAATTATTAAGTTTTTTTGATTGGTCAACAAATCTTTTGAATTAGATCAATTGTGTTGTTTTTGGGAGAATTAACTAGTGAGCTAACTTTATATGCCTCCATAAGACTATTGTCAAAAGGTTTTAATAAGGTATTGAGATAGTCGGTATCAGTAATCTTGGTATTTAGCCAAATTTTTTCATCTTCAGGTCTTAAAATGGCCGGCATTCGATCATGGATGTCTTTAACGAGTTCATTTGCAGTTGTGGTAATCACGGAACAGGAAAAAATTGCTTTTCCTTCAGGGGTTTTCCATTGTTCCCATAATCCAGCCATTGCAAACAAGCTATCCGACTTGAGTTTAATCCGCATCGGAGTTTTCGTTTTTTGATCGATTCGTTTCCACTCATAAAAACTATCGGCAATGATTAAACAGCGTTTTTTCTTATATGCGTTTCGGTAGCTTGCTTTTTCAGTAAGGGTCTCCGCTCGAGCATTTATCATTTTATAGCCAATTGACGGTTCCTTCGCCCACGGTGGGATCAAACCCCATTTTAAATAACCCATTTTGTTAATTGTTCCATTATTGATAATCGCTATTACAGATTGAGAAGGGGCAACATTATAGTTAGGAAGATAAGTATCTTCTTGGAGAAAGGCTTCTATATCAAATCGCTCGATAATCTCAGCTACGTTTGCTGTTAGTGTGAATCTACCACACATTTCGTTCACCCCAGTCTGCTTTTATATTTATTGTAGCAAATGCTCGTAGTGATATTCAAAAATCCTGCTAGAACGGCAAAAATAAATAAGTGAATCAACATTCTAGTTTAACAGAGCCATGATTTTAAAAAATTAATTATGTCTTTTATGTTAATTTATTCACAAAAAATTCATTGACTTCGACTTAATTCGACAATATAATTCACAAGTGGAATTATTTTGATAATTTTTTATTTACTAACTTGGAGGGCATAATGAGCAGTTTATTTAGAAAGAAGTCTTTAAGCACCATGATTGCACAGAGTAAAAAGGTTGAACTTAACCGAACTTTAAGTTTATTCGATCTTATCTTTCTTGGGGTAGGCTGTGTAATTGGAACAGGAATTTTTGTTGTCACTGGAGTAGTCGCTGCCCAAAGTGCAGGACCGGCTATTATTATTTCATTTATTATTGCAGGAATTGCATGTGCACTTGCCGCGCTTTGCTATGCAGAATTTTCTTCCGCAGTTCCAGTTTCAGGTAGTGTATATACTTACACGTATGCAACAATGGGGGAAATTTTTGCTTTTTTAATTGGATGGGACTTGATGCTGGAATATGTTTTAGCTATTTCAGCAGTAGCAACCGGATGGTCTGCTTATTTCCGTTCATTAATTGAGGGGTTTGGTGTTCACTTTCCAGCTTTACTTTCTTCAGCGCCAGGCACTGGAACTGGTGGAATGGTTGATTTACCAGCAATCATTATTATTTTATTAGTAACAGCACTTGTGAGTATTGGGGTAAAAGAGAGTACACGTTTTAACAATGTGATGGTTTTCATCAAGCTTGCCGTAATATTAACCTTCATATTCGCTGGAATTAGCTACGTAAAACCTGGAAATTGGACCCCATTTGCTCCTTTTGGATTTAAAGGGATTGTAACGAGTGCGGCTACGGTTTTCTTTGCTTATATAGGATTTGACGTTATTGCGACAGCTTCAGAAGAAGTGAAACGACCAAAACGTGATATGCCGATAGGAATTATTACTTCATTAGTCATTTGTACTGTTTTATATATCGTAGTAGCCCTTGTGTTAACAGGGATGGTTCCATACTCACAATTAAATGTGGGCGATCCAGTCGCACTTGCTCTTAAATTAGTTGGCCAAAACCAATTAGCTGGAATTATTTCGGTTGGAGCTGTTGCTGGAATTACCACTGTCTTGCTGGCATTAATATACGCTCAGGTTCGCTTATCGTTTGCGATGAGTCGGGACGGTTTGCTTCCAAAGGGACTTGCAAAGGTACACAAGAAGTATAAGACGCCCTTCTCTAATACATGGTTAACAGGCTTTGTTGCTGCAGGAATTGCCGGATTTGTTGATTTAACCACATTAGCACACCTTGTAAATATGGGAACTCTTGCCGCATTTACATTAATATCGATTGCGATTATTGTTCTTAGGAGAAAACACCCTGAAATTATCGCAACATTCCGAGTACCATTTGTGCCAGTCTTGCCAGCTATTAGCGCGTTATTTTGCATTTATTTATCGATCAGCTTGCCTGCTATTACGTGGATTTCCTTTGCCATCTGGCTTTCGGTTGGCACGATCGTGTATTTCCTTTATGCAAGAAAGAATAGCTTGCTTAACAATGAAGATCCAAAAGAAATTGACAACCGGATGGCGAAGTGAGTAAAAAAATGAATTGGTTTTAGGTGTTTTTTTCACCAAAATTTAGAACACTTAACTTAATTTAGTTTTAGCCCTTGCATTATCCATTTTTATCTGTTATATTTAAGTAGAATTATTTTTGTTAGTCGGTAAGGATTGTTAAGTGCTAAACTTTCTGTCTTGAAGATCTGAGCAAGGATAGTAACACAATGTGTGCAAAGCACACGAGGAGGAAACACAAATGGAACAAGGTAAAGTGAAATGGTTTAACGCAGAAAAAGGATTCGGATTCATCGAACGCGAAGCAGGAGACGACGTATTCGTACACTTCTCAGCTATCCAAAGCGAAGGTTTCAAATCTTTAGACGAAGGTCAAGCAGTTACTTTTGAAGTAGAACAAGGTCAACGTGGACCCCAAGCTACTAACGTTCGCAAAGCATAATATTGCCAACATATAAAAAAGACTCTCTTGTAGAGTCTTTTTTTTTTGCTTTTTTTAAAGATAAGACGCCCACGGTTGTGAAATAAAAATAAACATAAAAAAACCCTGCTCGCAGATGAGCAGGGCATTTGGATCACGTAAAGTAAATGGTATTTCCAGTATAACATAGATTCCTTGTAAACCCTAATCTTTTTTTAAAAAATGTGCAAATAAGCTCTATTGTTGGCTTTTTTGAGAATATTACAAACTGCAGGTTTTGTAGATGGACTAACCCAAGTAAACATAAAAAATAAGGTGCGCGAGCATCCTGGAGCGGAAATTAACTAATCTTCCTTTTAATAAATAACAGCAAAGGTTACGAAAACAGCCAAAATTATTTAATTAACTCGTTCCTATCTTCCATTTTAGGAGGTTCTTCGAGCCAACCATTTTTCGCCATGATTTTACCACCATCAGTTGCATAGGTTAATATGTCTTTTGCGGATTTCACCATTATTAATGGGAGATCACTCCGTAAACTAAAAGCTGTTCCAAAGGCAGTATTTCCTAAACCAAAGCTACAAAATATACTGGTACAGTACATCATTAGCTTATCTGAAAAAGGAGCAACCTTTGAGTCTGTTGCTTTTCCCCCCCATGTAGCAGGTGGCTGAATATCACTCTGAAGGAATACTTCTGAATAGTCCGTTACAATTTTTTTTGCTAATTCTTTTCCTTTTAAGAAATATTTTTTTACTTCAGGTTCATTAGCAACTTGTGCAAACCCCGTTATCATTTGCATCCCAAAAATATTTGCTCCAATTACATTGTAAATATGTGCAACCTCAACTGTATTCAATGCTCGCTTATCAGAAAACAGGTTGAACCCACTCATATAATTGGTATCAGTTGCAAACACCACGGTCTTCGGCATAGTTACAGCAGGAGGACGAGGTAAAACATCTTTTTCTTGCAAATAGTCGACACATTCTTCGTAACCGCTTTGAGTAAATACAGTTAATTCCTTATAAAGGATAATAATATCTTTTCGATAGGACATGTTTAAGTGGAGACTATGTAATCCCATGCTTATTATATTGGGCAAACGAAGAAACATAATATCAAACATGTTGTCATAAAGCTTGGGCACGACAGGATTGACATCCTCTTCTGTGAATCCGACAGGAATTACAGCACCTTCATTTTTGAAGATGTTTTTTATATCTTCAAGATAGTGAATAATTTTCTGATGAGAATTTTGCATAATTTCCTTAGCGCGGTTGTCATCTGCTTGTTCGATAAAATATTCAAGAATTCTTTGTTTCATTGTACTAAGCTGATAGGTCATCCACAATGTTCCTAATTCACTCGAGCTTAGCGCCTTTTTTTGACTCATTATATTAGCCTCCACTTTAAGAATACTCTCGAATAAATGGTCACCATTCTAATCTGATTTAAATTTAATATTTACCCCAGTAGAAAAAATATGCACCAGACTAATGCTTGTAGCCAGCATTTACTACTAAATATCTACATGAAAAGTAGAGTGATTTTAAAAAAAACCAAAGATTTTTGCACTAGAAAAAAGTCTGAAAATTTAGGAAACTTAGCTTAGCAGATAAATTGAGAAAAAGGAGGAGTGATTTGAAATTTGTAAACAAGTTGTTTTCTCAAATTTAAACCAAATTAATAAATAGGAGGATTTAACTATGGCGATTATAAGAGTTGGTAGAGTTGAACTTCGTGTAATGGATTTGGAAAAATCAGCGGAATACTACCGGAATGTAATTGGTTTAGAGGAAACCGGAAGAGATGATAACAGTGTTTATCTAAAGGCTTGGGACGAATTTGATCATCATAGTATCATTCTTACAAAAGCAGATTCAGCCGGAATGGAACATCTAGCCTTTAAGGTAACGGGGCCGACAGATTTAGATTACTATGAAATGAAAATCGAACAATATGGGATTCCGGTTACTAGAATTGCAGCTGGCACTCGCTTAGCTGAAGGCGAAGCCATCCGCTTTACGGTTCCGACCGGACACCATATAGAATTGTATGCTGACATTGAAAGATTGGGTACAGCTGTTGGGACATTAAATCCGCACCCTTGGCCAGATAATCTTCGTGGGATCGCCCCACATCGCTTAGACCACACCTTATTAGTTGGTGAAGATATAGAGGGTGTTACAAAGTTCTTTACGGAGGTCTTAGGATTTAAACAAACAGAAAGAGTCATCACGGTTGATGGAAAAGTCATGATTGGCAGTTTCTTAGCAACAACCAATAAAGCACATGATATTGCCTTTATCAAAGGTCCAGACAATAAATTTCATCATGTCGGTTTTTTTGTAGATAATTGGTACGATGTTTTGAAGGCAGCTGATATTCTATCGAAAAATGAGGTCCCTATGGATGTCACACCAACTCGCCATGGAATCACTAGAGGACAAACCGTTTACTTCTTTGATCCTTCTGGGAATCGTAATGAAGCTTTTGCAAGCGGTTACATCTCCTATTCTGATTTTGAAACGATCACTTGGACAGAGGATAAAATTGGTCAAGGTGTATTTTACCATCGAAGAGAGTTAAGCGAATCGTTTATGAACGTTCTAACTTAATAAAATAATCGGATTAGCAAAGTGAATTTTCAACTTGATTATTTTGGATGGTGTCCCGCACCATCCAAAAAAACAAACCCAAAAAGGAGGGTCAATATGGAAACGGTAGCTACAGATAAATTTTGTGAAGAGATAGCAAATCAATTATTAGAGGCTGAAGTTTCATTGAAACCGATCTCGCCACTTACCGAAACCTATCCAACTATTTCTGTTCAACAAGCCTATCAAATTCAACTGT of the Bacillus sp. 1NLA3E genome contains:
- a CDS encoding PCYCGC motif-containing (lipo)protein; amino-acid sequence: MKYTSFIVFSLLLVIILAGCSPKKELTLDSKHAKLPDYVTSSSDIIKQTYIMAAEYPKVLASVPCYCGCTGDGHKSNLDCFVSGISKDNQVTEWDQHGVSCDTCVDIAQDSVEMYQDGKSLKDINKLIVKKYESVGEPTPTPVPK
- a CDS encoding SOS response-associated peptidase, producing the protein MCGRFTLTANVAEIIERFDIEAFLQEDTYLPNYNVAPSQSVIAIINNGTINKMGYLKWGLIPPWAKEPSIGYKMINARAETLTEKASYRNAYKKKRCLIIADSFYEWKRIDQKTKTPMRIKLKSDSLFAMAGLWEQWKTPEGKAIFSCSVITTTANELVKDIHDRMPAILRPEDEKIWLNTKITDTDYLNTLLKPFDNSLMEAYKVSSLVNSPKNNTIDLIQKIC
- a CDS encoding amino acid permease, encoding MSSLFRKKSLSTMIAQSKKVELNRTLSLFDLIFLGVGCVIGTGIFVVTGVVAAQSAGPAIIISFIIAGIACALAALCYAEFSSAVPVSGSVYTYTYATMGEIFAFLIGWDLMLEYVLAISAVATGWSAYFRSLIEGFGVHFPALLSSAPGTGTGGMVDLPAIIIILLVTALVSIGVKESTRFNNVMVFIKLAVILTFIFAGISYVKPGNWTPFAPFGFKGIVTSAATVFFAYIGFDVIATASEEVKRPKRDMPIGIITSLVICTVLYIVVALVLTGMVPYSQLNVGDPVALALKLVGQNQLAGIISVGAVAGITTVLLALIYAQVRLSFAMSRDGLLPKGLAKVHKKYKTPFSNTWLTGFVAAGIAGFVDLTTLAHLVNMGTLAAFTLISIAIIVLRRKHPEIIATFRVPFVPVLPAISALFCIYLSISLPAITWISFAIWLSVGTIVYFLYARKNSLLNNEDPKEIDNRMAK
- a CDS encoding cold-shock protein, translating into MEQGKVKWFNAEKGFGFIEREAGDDVFVHFSAIQSEGFKSLDEGQAVTFEVEQGQRGPQATNVRKA
- a CDS encoding DUF3231 family protein; protein product: MSQKKALSSSELGTLWMTYQLSTMKQRILEYFIEQADDNRAKEIMQNSHQKIIHYLEDIKNIFKNEGAVIPVGFTEEDVNPVVPKLYDNMFDIMFLRLPNIISMGLHSLHLNMSYRKDIIILYKELTVFTQSGYEECVDYLQEKDVLPRPPAVTMPKTVVFATDTNYMSGFNLFSDKRALNTVEVAHIYNVIGANIFGMQMITGFAQVANEPEVKKYFLKGKELAKKIVTDYSEVFLQSDIQPPATWGGKATDSKVAPFSDKLMMYCTSIFCSFGLGNTAFGTAFSLRSDLPLIMVKSAKDILTYATDGGKIMAKNGWLEEPPKMEDRNELIK
- a CDS encoding catechol 2,3-dioxygenase, which translates into the protein MAIIRVGRVELRVMDLEKSAEYYRNVIGLEETGRDDNSVYLKAWDEFDHHSIILTKADSAGMEHLAFKVTGPTDLDYYEMKIEQYGIPVTRIAAGTRLAEGEAIRFTVPTGHHIELYADIERLGTAVGTLNPHPWPDNLRGIAPHRLDHTLLVGEDIEGVTKFFTEVLGFKQTERVITVDGKVMIGSFLATTNKAHDIAFIKGPDNKFHHVGFFVDNWYDVLKAADILSKNEVPMDVTPTRHGITRGQTVYFFDPSGNRNEAFASGYISYSDFETITWTEDKIGQGVFYHRRELSESFMNVLT